The Ascochyta rabiei chromosome 15, complete sequence genome window below encodes:
- a CDS encoding Pho80p cyclin, with protein sequence MLTSSSPTISAPSSPSTSFHAAHAHSHSHSHSHPHPHPHRSSYHASRRTSASSSSCAPSPRFTVSTQAPRRFDTPHTPKAVPLFSPSPQGTKRAYADAATQYSPAGFPPTYHLPPHSAAHQTAPASLTAPAIVDTRQPAGAASAATAATEPPAPSEPALPLDPEPATAQQHQLQHQHQQHQLHQHAQPQSARTPGEPPREEQQQQQQQQRVLPTDAAAASTNEVPSSPAKRLRPPEANVKVLPLKYETCDAKDLGVLISDMLMELVHLNDGYPLRDGQLTRFHSRAPPGISVRDYLLRLIVHATLSPPILLAMVFYVDKLCATYPAFTISSLTVHRFLITAATVAAKGLSDSFWTNTLYARVGGVSVRELALLELEFLRKLDWRIVPKPEVLVDYYKGLVERGHGYTMEKEPESAPPTSLQRVTSPTGSATGIHTSL encoded by the exons ATGCTGACTTCGTCCTCGCCCACCATCTCCGCGCcgtcctcgccctcgaccTCGTTCCAcgccgcccacgcccactcgcactcgcactcgcactcacacccgcacccgcacccgcaccgCTCGTCGTACCATGCCTCGCGCCGCACCTCtgcctcgtcctcgtcctgcGCCCCCTCTCCCCGCTTCACCGTGAGCACCCAGGCACCGCGCCGCTTCGACACCCCCCACACCCCCAAAGCCGTCCCGCTGTTCTCCCCTTCGCCCCAGGGCACCAAGCGCGCCTACGCCGACGCCGCCACCCAATACTCGCCCGCTGGGTTCCCCCCCACCTACCACCTGCCCCCGCACTCGGCTGCACACCAGACTGCCCCCGCTTCTCTCACCGCCCCCGCCATCGTGGATACCCGCCAGCCTGCGGGAGCCGCCTCTGCTGCGACTGCCGCCACAGAACCCCCTGCGCCGTCTGAGCCTGCGCTGCCCCTGGACCCCGAGCCTGCCACAGCACAGCAGCACCAgctccagcaccagcaccagcagcaccagctcCACCAACATGCCCAGCCCCAGAGCGCAAGGACGCCAGGGGAGCCTCCGCGCGaggaacagcagcagcagcagcagcagcagcgcgtgCTACCCACCGATGCAGCCGCGGCTTCGACCAACGAGGTGCCCTCATCCCCCGCCAAACGGCTGCGGCCGCCAGAAGCAAACGTCAAGGTCTTGCCGCTCAAGTACGAGACGTGCGACGCCAAGGACCTGGGCGTGCTCATCTCCGACATGCTCATGGAACTCGTGCATCTAAACGACGGCTATCCGCTCCGCGACGGCCAGCTGACGAGATTCCACTCGAG AGCTCCGCCAGGCATATCGGTCCGCGATTACCTGCTCCGCCTCATCGTCCACGCTACGCTCTCTCCGCCGATTCTGCTCGCCATGGTCTTCTACGTCGACAAGCTGTGCGCTACCTACCCAGCCTTCACCATCAGTAGCCTGACTGTACATCGCTTTCTCATAACAGCCGCAACGGTAGCTGCAAAAGGTCTCTCCGACAGCTTCTGGACCAACACGCTCTACGCAAGAGTAGGCGGTGTTAGTGTAAGGGAGCTGGCGCTTCTCGAGCTAGAGTTTCTCAGGAAGCTAGACTGGCGCATTGTGCCAAAGCCAGAGGTCTTGGTCGACTACTACAAAGGCTTGGTAGAACGAGGCCATGGATACACCATGGAAAAGGAGCCCGAGTCCGCTCCGCCTACCAGCCTCCAACGAGTAACAAGCCCAACAGGGTCAGCAACCGGCATACACACGAGCCTATAA